The segment TCTCTGGTTTATCGACTACCAGCGATAATAACCAATAGGGTTATAAATATGGTACACATCTCCCAACATTAACGGTGGCAATTGCATGTAAGATTTACCGTTATTATCGACCTGCTCATCAATCGACAGCATATAACTGGGTGAAGTTTCTTCTTCTGAAGGGGGCTGCACATAAGACGTTTCATCAATATAATGCACCACGTGATTAATCCATTTTAATTCAACCGCTTTATCCGCGAATTCACGCCAATTGCCATCTGAATTATTCTGGTACATTTTCGCTACCATTTCTTCGATACTCAAGCCCATTTTCTCAGCCACGGGGTGCATCATGCGTTCAGACCATTCTTTGGTGACTTTTAGATGTTCTTCTTGCTGTGTTAAGTTACCAAAAAAGCCGCTCCAAATTTGATGATGCACAAAGATCGCATTGGGATAAGCGTAAGACTCCACCGCTAAAGCCGCGATCACCGCGGCCATGCTGGCTGCCGAGGATTTTACCACCACGTGTACAGGCGCAGCACTGCCCTGCATTGCTTTGATGATTCGTGCGCCTTCAATCACAGAGCCGCCGGGACAATTGTCGATCACCAGAAAAATGGGGTATTTTTCATCTTTGTTATTGTAATAATGAATCCGATCCGACACATAAGCCGCCGTACCGGGAAAAATAGGGCCATCCAAAGTGATGCGTCGATCCGAAATGATTAAACGACCGTCCACCAAAGGTTGCTCTAAATATTGGGGGGCTTTATTGGCTTCGCTTTCCCAGATACGGCGTTGTTCACGCAAAGAAATTTTATGGCTCAAATCGCCGCCTTCTTCAAATTCTTTTTTAGCCCGCTCATAATCAAGTTTAAGCATTTCAAATTCAAGTTGCGCCCGTTCCATAGCCAGTTTTAATTCTTGTTGGCGATGGCGTTCTTCTTGAATGGCATTTTTTAAGGCCAGCGTTTCTTTTTCCGTTTCTAATTCAGTCAATTGCAACTTCTGTTTTTGCAAAGCCAATTCGTTATTTAAGGTCAATTGCTCATGTTCGGATTGCAAACTGCTTAGGGTTTGTTTTTGCGTTTGTTCTTGAATCGAATTGTCTAATTCTGCGCGTTCTTTGGCGGCACGTAATTTATCCAATCGGGCTTCGAGTTTTGCCTTTTGCAATTCGTTATCTAATAACTGCCGATCACGAGCAACCGTTAAACGGCTCATCTCTGCTTTCTCTTGCAATAATTCTGGTGTTTCTTCCTGCTGAACTTGGATTTTTTCTTGATTCAGCTTGAGCAGTTCTAATTCATAACGTAAAGTTTGCAATTGCAACAATAAGGCAAATTGAGGCGAATCTTCTAATTCGCTTAATTGTTTCAATTCAGCCAACTGTGCCACTTCGGCTAAAAAAGTATTAAGGGGAGATTCGGTGGAGACAGAATAAGTGGTGACTTCTTCAACAGATTCTTCGACGGATTCAGTCGTTTCAGAGGCTTCTTGAGTTTCAGCAAAAATCAGTGGGGTAAATCCCGCCAATTGTACCACAATAGCCACTGCTAATGAAAGTTTTTTAACAAGCATAAACGTGTCCTAAATGTGTGGGTTTAGCATCCAGCGAATGCGAAAAATAATAACATTCTATTTTGACTTGATAAAGCTAATGATTAAATTTTTTTAGCAGTTGTTCAATTTCGTGCGCAGGAACGGCACGGCTAAAGAGGAATCCTTGCGCCATCTCACAATGTCGCTGTTTTAAAAAATCCAATTGTGCCTCTGCTTCAACTCCCTCAGCCACCACAGATAATTGTAAACTATGCGCCATCGCAATAATCGCCGTGGTAATGGCCGCATCATCCGCATTACTGCACACATCTTTGATGAAAGAACGATCTATTTTTAAAGTATTTAATGGAAAACGTTTAAGATAACTTAACGAAGAATAACCCGTGCCAAAATCATCCACCGCAATATGAATGCCTTTTTTCTGCAATTGGCTGAACATAGAAAAACTAGAATTTTTCTGCGTTAAATCATCTTCCATTAACATACTTTCAGTAATTTCTAATTCTAAATAATGCGGCTTTAATTGCGTTGCCGAAAGGGCATTTTCTATGGTGGTGAATAAATCCGAATTTTGAAATTGCCGACTAGACACATTCACCGCCACGCGAATGGGAGATAAACCTTGTTCTTGCCATTGTTTGCATTGTGCGCACGCGGTGTGCAATACCCACTCACCAATCGCAATAATCATACTGGTTTCTTCGGCCACGGGAATAAAACGATCAGGGGAAACTAATCCCAACTCAGGATGTTGCCAACGCAATAAGGCCTCTACGCCAATAATGCGATGGCTTTTTAAATCAATTTGCGGTTGGTAAAATAAACGCAATTCATCTCGACTTAATGCTTTACGTAAATGATTTTCTAAGATTAGCCGTTCTAAGGCTAATTTATTCATTTCTTCGGTAAAAAATTTATAAGAATTTTTCCCTTCCAATTTCGCACGGGACATGGCGGTATTGGCATTTTTTAATAACACCAAAGCCTCTTCTCCATCACTGGGATACACACTGATCCCAATCGATGCCGTGATCACAATGTCATGCGCATCAATCATGATGGGCTTACTGATGACATTAAGCAGATTTTGAATTAAATTGCTGACTTCATTGACCAGACTTCTGGATTCGTACATTAAGGCAAATTCATCACTGCCCAACCGCGCCACTGTCGTACCTTGTGGCACGACCTCGGCCAAACGCACCGCCATCTCCGATAAAATTTGGTCGCCAAATTCATGTCCCAAAGAATCATTGATAATTTGAAATCCATCTAAGTCCATGACTAAAATGGCTAAACTTTGTTGGTGGCGATTGGCGCGGCTGATGGCTTGGCGTAATCGTTCAATGAGCAAGCTGCGATTGGGTAAGCGTGTCAACAGGTCGTAATTGGCTAAGTAAACCAGATGTTCTTCCGTTTCCAACAAGCGACGATAACGATTTAAGCGGGTAATTGTTCGTACACGCGCCCGCAATTCGGCGCGATCAAACGGTTTACTCATAAAATCGTCCGCACCCACTTCAATGCCACGCAGTTTTGATTCTCGATCATCCAAGGCCGTCACCATAACTACAGGTAATTCGGCTAAACGGGGATTGGCACGCAGCAGTTGGCACACTTGAAAACCGTCCATGTCCGGCATCATGACATCCAATAACATTAAATCCGGCATGTACTGCTCGGCTTTTAACAGAGCTTCTTGACCACTTTCAGCAAAAATAAGCTGATAACCTTCTGATTCTAAAAGAACTTCTACAGTATAGCGCGAGACAATTTCGTCATCGACAATAAGAATAATGCTGGTGTCTTTCATGACGAGATGATCCTGTCTAACAGCCTAAATGGGTTCACCGAGACCATCCAAACGTAATAAGTGGCGAACACGTCGATGGAGATCATCGCGTTCAAAAGGTTTGCAGATGACTTCGTTGGCCCCAATTTCTAAGCAACGCGCGCGCGCCGTCGCATCGTTCCACGCCGTGATCACGATCACAGGCAGCTTTGCCAATTTTGGATTGGGATCGGCACGCAAACGACGACACACCTCAAAACCATTCATGCCCGGCATCATGACATCTAACAAGATTAAATCCGGTGTTAATGTCGTTGCCTTCTCTAACCCTTGTGAACCCGTCTCCGCCAACACCAACGCATATTCTGGACATTCCAACAGTGCCTCTAAAGTGGCACGCGAGACAATCTCATCATCAATGATTAGGATTGTGATTTTTTCGCTCGTCATAGGTGAGTTTCCAAATAAAGTAAAATGTGAGTGATTTCTTCGTTATTTTCCTTAATCAGTAACGGCTATTCTAGCATAAGGACAAAGGAAATGGATTTCATCAGGATGTAACTTAATTAGGTTACTGTTGCGATGCAACATGGATGTCCCCATAATGCTGCATACCTTCTCTTTGCATCGCTTGTTGTCGTAAAGTGCTTGATAATAATACACCCTAATTTCACCTTTTTACAGCATTTTTATGCCGCCCATGCAAAGAGAATCACACCTTATTTTTTACATGACATGGAGTTATTCGTATGCCCGCTTCTTTTAAAAACTTAATGAGCCTAGAGGGAAAGAAGGGATTAGTGGTTGGCATTGCCAATGCGCATAGTATTGCTTACGGTTGTGCGCGGGCTTTTCGTGCCTTGGGCGCGGAATTGGCCATCACTTATTTAAACGAAAAAGCCTCGCCTTATGTTCGCCCTTTAGCTGAGGAATTGGAATCACCGTTAATTTTACCGTGTGATGTGCGGGAACCAGGGCAGTTAGAATCGGTTTTTTCTGCCATTGAACAACATTGGGGAGAATTAGATTTTCTGCTGCATTCGATTGCTTTTGCTCCCCGCGAAGATTTACATGGTCGTGTGGTCGATTGTTCGGCGAATGGTTTTTTAATGGCGATGGATGTATCCTGTCATTCGTTTATTCGTATGGCAAAATTGGCTGAACCGTTGATGAAAAATGGTGGCACGCTGTTGACCATGAGTTATTTTGGCGCGGAGAAAGTGGTGGAAGATTACAATTTAATGGGGCCAGTTAAAGCCGCATTAGAGTCCGCCACGCGCTATATGGCCGCTGAATTAGGCCCTAAGCATATTCGTTTGCATGTGGTTTCACCGGGACCGCTGAAAACACGAGCCGCTTCTGGAATTAATCGTTTTGATGAATTACTGGAAAAAGCCGCA is part of the Thioflexithrix psekupsensis genome and harbors:
- a CDS encoding ATP-dependent Clp protease proteolytic subunit, which produces MLVKKLSLAVAIVVQLAGFTPLIFAETQEASETTESVEESVEEVTTYSVSTESPLNTFLAEVAQLAELKQLSELEDSPQFALLLQLQTLRYELELLKLNQEKIQVQQEETPELLQEKAEMSRLTVARDRQLLDNELQKAKLEARLDKLRAAKERAELDNSIQEQTQKQTLSSLQSEHEQLTLNNELALQKQKLQLTELETEKETLALKNAIQEERHRQQELKLAMERAQLEFEMLKLDYERAKKEFEEGGDLSHKISLREQRRIWESEANKAPQYLEQPLVDGRLIISDRRITLDGPIFPGTAAYVSDRIHYYNNKDEKYPIFLVIDNCPGGSVIEGARIIKAMQGSAAPVHVVVKSSAASMAAVIAALAVESYAYPNAIFVHHQIWSGFFGNLTQQEEHLKVTKEWSERMMHPVAEKMGLSIEEMVAKMYQNNSDGNWREFADKAVELKWINHVVHYIDETSYVQPPSEEETSPSYMLSIDEQVDNNGKSYMQLPPLMLGDVYHIYNPIGYYRW
- a CDS encoding putative bifunctional diguanylate cyclase/phosphodiesterase, which produces MKDTSIILIVDDEIVSRYTVEVLLESEGYQLIFAESGQEALLKAEQYMPDLMLLDVMMPDMDGFQVCQLLRANPRLAELPVVMVTALDDRESKLRGIEVGADDFMSKPFDRAELRARVRTITRLNRYRRLLETEEHLVYLANYDLLTRLPNRSLLIERLRQAISRANRHQQSLAILVMDLDGFQIINDSLGHEFGDQILSEMAVRLAEVVPQGTTVARLGSDEFALMYESRSLVNEVSNLIQNLLNVISKPIMIDAHDIVITASIGISVYPSDGEEALVLLKNANTAMSRAKLEGKNSYKFFTEEMNKLALERLILENHLRKALSRDELRLFYQPQIDLKSHRIIGVEALLRWQHPELGLVSPDRFIPVAEETSMIIAIGEWVLHTACAQCKQWQEQGLSPIRVAVNVSSRQFQNSDLFTTIENALSATQLKPHYLELEITESMLMEDDLTQKNSSFSMFSQLQKKGIHIAVDDFGTGYSSLSYLKRFPLNTLKIDRSFIKDVCSNADDAAITTAIIAMAHSLQLSVVAEGVEAEAQLDFLKQRHCEMAQGFLFSRAVPAHEIEQLLKKFNH
- a CDS encoding response regulator translates to MTSEKITILIIDDEIVSRATLEALLECPEYALVLAETGSQGLEKATTLTPDLILLDVMMPGMNGFEVCRRLRADPNPKLAKLPVIVITAWNDATARARCLEIGANEVICKPFERDDLHRRVRHLLRLDGLGEPI